The Drosophila biarmipes strain raj3 chromosome 4, RU_DBia_V1.1, whole genome shotgun sequence genome includes a window with the following:
- the LOC108035997 gene encoding protein BCL9 homolog, giving the protein MLSTTMPHSPAQTQSQSHPNADASTSASGVGIGNGVAGTSRSSPKTTKNETCSTLSPDQIKVMPDEGAEKNGLSSSDKGVGPSAGSSGAGGVANIPSEGQSSSLTSAVGTPTLRQNSSNSVNSCLAASPNNTSELSNSSSVPATMGISQLVDSDEHAKKKKNSVKDEDVETGSIKAKGIASGSGCGTGSSSALSVGIVIKEEPSDVLSNLVNMKKEERENHSPNMSPVGFGSIGNSQENSATSVKTERNSTDSIPEKKPSSLVISNDEMGIEGVNCNPLNSDIESLNNPPISNILAIGMNASQATSGTGVGAGTGGGAGNLLTGTGNLPSSGGSNCLDYMQQQNHIFVFSTQLANKGAESVLSGQFQTIIAYHCTQPATKNFLEDFFMKNPLKMNKLQRHSALGMPWIGMGPGGQTPPNPPVSKITQQQPNLKPASLLKNQFNHNENSKRSSVPSNTFVDQADPLSNEGELMCWESGPGSSGASGAAQNSRNNIDSISTSSESQAIKILEAAGVDLGQGTKESDPNSTHENNIVSLQGVKVPDENLTPQQRQHREEQLAKLKKMNQFLFPENENSVGTIVSSQMQKIPGDLMMGIPGGGGSIINSQLRQMHMPGNAKQELSTGTSSGLPEEVMLPVDVISDINSAMGCNNSQKSSLQCGSGGAAGPVTGTSTGAINVNMHCSSSVTSSGNMMGSSTNMLASFGNTNCNVNVIGSVPDMSKELSGQDSLLHPLQGTQIEWSKIQQQFFEERIKGGKARQATGPVAPPQHTNSGTGSNASSSQVRSLQGPPPPYHSTQRSASVPIATQSPNPSSPNNLSLPSPRTTGAAMGLPTNSPSMDGATSLSGSAPPAISTTSQGGTTGVLSVNKNCFQSDAPSPSNQNRNRNNGSSGVLTHNLNSNPSTPLSHLSPKEMESFGDNIKSRRPSPQGQRSPGNGLTEANTEARFAAASPGVIFNPHQHMQNNTNTYKIGTPNMQIERQAPAQGGSVQFSRRSDNIPLNPNSGNRPPQNKMTQNFDPISSLAQMSQQLTSCVSSMGSPAGSSGMSMMGGPTDINMEHAMISGLEGPGMDVINQNNCHPMNAVMNSMGQRMMNPKMCVPGGPSSLPGFNPNSPNGVLRESPLGPGPVPGPGPMNSPNFQGVLPPGARMMGRMPIGFGSNFNPNIQVKASTPNTIQYMPVRPQNASNNNNNGASNVRMPPSLEFLQRYANPQMASVGNGSPICPPSSGDGGPGMPGMMVGSGSGPMLMNSSGDHQNKISNNPGAGNGINFFQNCNQMGIIDDEGGLASHDVAMNIGQPSMIRGMRPHGMRPHAMAPRMQASVNRQIPFAHGPDGLDCVGDTSAFFNNATCNSTGPPMFTASQQSNQAKPQHLKNIPTGLCQNQTGLGVGPAVSQGQIQLQGQGQGQGQGQTLIGPSNNNLMPTAGNVVPTNGVSGINFVGPSSNDLKYAQQYHSFQQQLYATNTRSQQQQQMHQQQQSNMLTMPPNLSPTPAFFVNK; this is encoded by the exons ATGCTCTCGACAACAATGCCCCACAGTCCAGCCCAAACACAGTCACAGTCGCATCCGAACGCCGATGCTTCAACAAGTGCATCTGGAGTAGGGATCGGGAATGGGGTCGCCGGCACCAGCAGGAGCTCTCCAAAGACCACTAAAAATGAAACCTGTTCCACTCTGTCTCCGG ATCAAATAAAAGTTATGCCAGACGAAGGAGCAGAGAAAAACGGACTTTCAAGTAGTGATAAAGGTGTGGGCCCTTCGGCTGGCAGCAGCGGAGCCGGAGGAGTTGCAAATATTCCATCCGAGGGACAATCTTCTTCCTTGACGTCTGCTGTTGGTACACCGACACTGAGGCAGAACTCCTCAAACAGCGTTAACTCGTGCCTGGCTGCCTCACCGAACAATACCAGTGAACTCTCGAATAGCAGTAGTGTGCCTGCTACAATGGGAATTTCTCAATTGGTCGATAGTGACGAGCATGctaagaaaaagaaaaacagtgTAAAGGATGAGGATGTCG AAACAGGATCTATTAAAGCGAAAGGAATCGCTTCTGGAAGCGGTTGCGGAACGGGGTCCTCATCTGCTCTTTCCGTTGGCATTGTTATTAAGGAAGAACCTTCCGACGTTTTAAGCAACTTagtaaatatgaaaaaagaagaaagggAAAATCACTCTCCAAACATGTCACCTGTCGGATTTGGTTCCATTGGTAACTCTCAGGAGAACTCCGCTACGTCAG tAAAAACAGAAAGAAATTCGACCGATAGTATCCCCGAAAAGAAGCCTTCTTCCTTGGTGATAAGTAATGACGAAATGGGCATTGAAGGAGTTAACTGCAATCCGTTAAACTCAGATATTGAATCTTTAAATAACCCACCTATCTCAAACATATTAGCGATCGGCATGAATGCGTCCCAAGCAACTTCTGGTACGGGAGTTGGAGCTGGAACCGGAGGTGGGGCTGGTAACCTTTTGACAGGAACTGGCAATCTACCATCCTCTGGTGGCAGCAATTGCTTAGATTACATGCAACAGCAGAATCacatatttgtattttcaacTCAACTGGCTAACAAAGGAGCCGAATCAGTTTTGAGTGGTCAGTTTCAAACCATTATTGCGTATCACTGCACCCAGCCAGCGACAAAAAACTTTCTAGAAGACTTTTTCATGAAAAATCCTCTAAAGATGAACAAGTTGCAGCGCCACAGTGCCTTGGGTATGCCATGGATAGGCATGGGACCCGGAGGACAAACTCCCCCTAATCCTCCTGTATCAAAGATAACTCAACAGCAGCCAAATCTAAAGCCTGCAAGTCTCTTGAAAAACCAGTTCAATCATAACGAAAATAGCAAACGTAGTTCTGTGCCAAGCAACACTTTTGTCGACCAAGCCGATCCCTTGTCCAATGAGGGTGAACTAATGTGCTGGGAGAGTGGACCCGGAAGCAGCGGTGCCAGTGGTGCCGCACAAAATTCACGAAACAATATAGACAGTATAAGTACTTCCAGTGAGTCCCAGGCGATAAAGATACTGGAAGCAGCTGGTGTTGATTTGGGCCAAGGCACAAAAGAAAGCGACCCAAATTCGACGCACGAAAACAACATTGTTTCACTGCAAGGAGTTAAGGTTCCAGACGAAAACCTTACACCACAACAGCGTCAGCACCGGGAAGAGCAGCTCGCGAAACTAAAGAAAATGAATCAATTTCTTTTTccagaaaatgaaaattcagTAGGAACAATTGTAAGTTCACAGATGCAGAAAATACCAGGTGACCTGATGATGGGTATTCCGGGTGGCGGAGGATCTATAATAAATTCTCAATTGCGGCAAATGCATATGCCAGGAAACGCGAAGCAGGAACTTTCGACGGGTACAAGCTCAGGGCTCCCAGAGGAGGTTATGCTTCCTGTCGATGTCATATCAGATATAAATTCTGCAATGGGATGCAATAACAGTCAAAAAAGCAGTCTGCAATGCGGATCTGGAGGAGCAGCTGGTCCTGTGACTGGAACTTCTACAGGGGCGATAAACGTCAATATGCACTGTTCGAGCTCTGTCACTTCAAGTGGCAATATGATGGGAAGCTCAACGAATATGCTGGCTTCTTTTGGTAACACAAACTGCAATGTTAACGTCATCGGATCGGTACCAGATATGTCAAAGGAGCTTTCAGGTCAAGATAGCCTCTTGCATCCACTCCAAGGCACTCAAATTGAGTGGTCAAAGATCCAACAGCAATTCTTTGAAGAGCGCATAAAGGGGGGAAAAGCGAGACAAGCGACTGGACCTGTCGCCCCACCTCAGCACACCAACTCTGGGACAGGCAGCAATGCGTCAAGTAGTCAAGTGCGTTCTCTGCAGGGCCCTCCACCCCCATACCATTCCACCCAGCGATCTGCTTCAGTCCCAATCGCCACTCAATCGCCCAATCCCTCCAGTCCAAACAATCTTTCGCTGCCCTCACCGCGCACAACTGGCGCAGCCATGGGTTTGCCAACCAACTCGCCCAGCATGGATGGCGCGACATCGCTGTCAGGATCCGCTCCGCCAGCCATTTCGACGACGTCACAGGGAGGTACAACGGGAGTGCTTTCAGtgaacaaaaattgttttcagtCGGACGCCCCATCGCCGtcaaatcaaaatcggaatcggaataaCGGATCATCGGGAGTACTCACtcataatttaaatagtaACCCGAGTACCCCGTTGTCCCATCTTTCACCCAAGGAAATGGAATCGTTCG GTGATAACATAAAAAGTAGGAGACCAAGCCCACAGGGTCAAAGGTCGCCAGGAAATGGTCTTACAGAGGCAAATACAGAAGCTAGATTTGCTGCAGCCAGTCCTGGTGTGATTTTTAATCCTCACCAACATATGCAAAACAATACAAATACCTATAAAATAGGAACTCCTAATATGCAGATAGAG agaCAAGCTCCTGCTCAAGGAGGTTCCGTACAATTTAGTAGGCGTTCTGATAATATTCCACTAAATCCCAACAGTGGAAATCGGCCTCCACAAAACAAAATGACACAGAACTTCGATCCAATCTCTTCTCTGGCGCAAATGTCTCAACAATTAACAAGCTGCGTGTCTAGTATGGGTAGTCCGGCCGGTTCTAGTGGAATGTCTATGATGGGCGGACCGACAGATATCAATATGGAGCATGCAATGATTTCAGGATTAGAAGGACCAGGAATGGATGTTATTAATCAAAATAACTGTCATCCAATGAATGCCGTCATGAACTCCATGGGTCAGCGAATGATGAATCCAAAGATGTGCGTTCCAGGCGGTCCGAGTAGTCTGCCTGGCTTCAACCCTAATTCTCCCAATGGTGTGTTAAGAGAGAGTCCCCTGGGGCCTGGTCCAGTTCCTGGTCCTGGGCCAATGAACTCTCCAAACTTTCAAGGGGTTTTGCCTCCTGGTGCAAGAATGATGGGTCGAATGCCAATCGGTTTTGGTTCGAATTTCAATCCTAATATACAGGTAAAGGCAAGTACTCCAAACACCATACAGTACATGCCAGTAAGGCCGCAAaacgccagcaacaacaataacaatggtGCTAGCAACGTTAGAATGCCACCTAGTCTAGAGTTTTTGCAGAGGTACGCCAATCCACAAATGGCTTCTGTAGGAAACGGTTCTCCGATCTGTCCTCCATCTAGTGGCGACGGTGGTCCGGGAATGCCGGGAATGATGGTGGGCTCAGGGTCAGGGCCAATGCTTATGAACTCTTCCGGCGACCACCAGAACAAGATTTCGAACAACCCTGGAGCGGGCAACGGCATaaacttttttcaaaattgtaatcaaaTGGGTATAATAGATGATGAAGGAGGTTTAGCCAGCCATGATGTGGCAATGAATATTGGCCAACCGTCTATGATACGGGGCATGCGTCCGCATGGCATGCGACCACATGCAATGGCTCCGCGGATGCAAGCTTCAGTCAACAGACAGATTCCGTTTGCACATGGGCCGGATGGTTTGGACTGCGTCGGAGATACCTCTGCGTTTTTTAATAACGCTACGTGCAACAGCACGGGACCGCCTATGTTTACTGCATCACAACAGTCTAATCAGGCTAAGCCGCAACACCTAAAAAACATACCCACCGGATTATGTCAAAATCAAACTGGATTGGGAGTTGGACCTGCAGTTTCACAAGGACAGATCCAGCTCCAGGGTCAAGGTCAAGGGCAGGGCCAGGGTCAGACATTAATTGGGCccagcaataataatttaatgccCACTGCTGGAAATGTCGTTCCAACGAACGGAGTTTCTGGCATTAATTTCGTAGGCCCCTCGTCAAATGATCTGAAGTACGCACAGCAATATCACAGTTTCCAGCAGCAATTATACGCAACAAACACCAGGAgtcagcaacaacagcagatgcatcagcagcagcagagtaACATGTTAACCATGCCGCCCAACTTATCTCCAACTCCAGCGTTCTTTGTGAACAAATGA